One part of the Romeriopsis navalis LEGE 11480 genome encodes these proteins:
- the urtD gene encoding urea ABC transporter ATP-binding protein UrtD, with protein sequence MSEKILATENLTVSFGGFTALNQLNFSMDVGELRVVIGPNGAGKTTFLDVITGKVRPTSGHVAFKGNRNLRKLSEHQIARLGIGRKFQTPRVYLNLTPRENLQLSCDRPKAVFASLFGTASQASQRTVAGLLETIGLDKKADKAAHLLSHGEKQWLEIGMLVAQSPDLLLVDEPVAGLTDEETELTGKLLLNLAESHSIVVIEHDMEFVRQIASQVTVLHQGTVLCEGTMDEIQTDPRVIEVYLGETPEDE encoded by the coding sequence GTGAGCGAGAAAATCTTAGCAACTGAAAACCTCACCGTGAGCTTTGGCGGATTTACCGCGCTCAATCAGCTCAACTTCAGCATGGATGTGGGGGAACTGCGGGTGGTGATTGGCCCCAACGGCGCAGGAAAAACCACATTTCTCGATGTGATTACCGGCAAAGTCCGGCCCACGTCCGGACATGTTGCGTTCAAAGGCAACCGTAATCTGCGGAAACTATCAGAGCATCAAATTGCGCGGCTTGGGATTGGCCGCAAATTCCAGACGCCGCGAGTTTATCTCAACCTGACACCACGGGAAAATCTGCAATTGTCCTGTGATCGGCCCAAGGCGGTGTTCGCCTCCCTCTTTGGCACGGCCTCACAGGCATCACAACGCACCGTCGCGGGATTGCTGGAGACGATCGGCCTCGACAAAAAAGCCGATAAAGCAGCGCACCTCCTCTCCCACGGCGAAAAGCAGTGGTTAGAGATCGGCATGCTCGTGGCCCAGTCGCCGGATTTACTGCTGGTGGATGAGCCCGTCGCCGGACTGACGGATGAAGAAACTGAACTGACGGGCAAGCTCCTGCTGAACTTAGCCGAGAGTCATTCGATCGTGGTGATCGAACACGATATGGAATTCGTGCGGCAAATCGCCAGCCAAGTCACCGTCCTCCACCAGGGCACGGTGTTATGTGAAGGCACCATGGACGAAATCCAAACCGATCCCCGGGTAATTGAGGTCTATCTCGGCGAAACACCGGAAGATGAATAG